The following coding sequences lie in one Musa acuminata AAA Group cultivar baxijiao chromosome BXJ3-1, Cavendish_Baxijiao_AAA, whole genome shotgun sequence genomic window:
- the LOC135584248 gene encoding histone-lysine N-methyltransferase TRX1-like → MALALEEFVHEEEDVDHPVRYLPLGHVYSSSASCVNPSGSSSVVSKKVKARKIVENGDLGGGEEDGGGRNELFGLDPAGMCKSSARQPILVYQRRIKKPCVGSPKRRVESCSERSEEGSDRGRSNGVVDSLGDGQIAKKRRIMKYELLRLGSGSGSLNGNAAPRSRAGEGCKRANSAEPKKHVRGAQKDSSALGKVKRWVELEFKGADPQVLIGLVCKVFWPMDDDWYKGSVTEYNPLTTQHRVEYEDGEIEHLILSSERIKFHLSCEDLEHLHLKCGVPNLEKKGPNYNELLALALSFHDCQDLEPGELVWAKLTGHAMWPAVVVSESNFGPRGDLKPTRINQSILVQFFGTHDFARIKLKQAIPFLNGLLSSLHLKCKQARFYRSLDEAKMYLIEQQLPKSMLHLQKRIEADDIKSASGEDEGTKSDDDLSTGYIINAVELASTSPIEIGNLRVTSLGKIVCDSDYFHNKKHIWPDGYTAFRKFTSLEDPCSVMSYRMEVLRNPKVKARPLFRVTTDDGEQIDGSTPNACWKEIYSRIRNKQCDDTQTEVEGSGLQKSGSYMFGFSNPHIAQLIQELPNSRVCSKYFDSYGDMPMGYRAVRVDWKDLDRCGVCDMDEEYEDNLFLQCDKCRIMVHAKCYGELEPLDGVLWLCNLCRPGAPKFPPRCCLCPVIGGAIKPTTDGRWAHLTCAMWIPETCLVDVKRMEPIDGISRINKDRWKLLCSICGVSYGACIQCSHNTCRVAYHPLCARAAGLCVELEDEDKIHLMSLDEDDDQCIRLLSFCKKHRQPSNERPPADDSLRLPTQLGSSYVPASNPSGCARSEPYNFSGRRGQKQPQILGAASQKRLFVENKPYLVTGFRQNGSACGLSGNISAQAQCTLDDLKLGASQFEKHGSVCSMAEKYRNMKATFRRRLAFGKSKIHGFGVFAKLAHKAGDMVIEYIGELVRPTIADIRERRIYNSLVGAGTYMFRIDDERVIDATRAGSIAHLINHSCEPNCYSRVISVNGDEHIIIFAKRDIEQWEELTYDYRFFSIDERLACYCGFSRCRGIVNDTEAEEQVAKIRVPLSELVQWKGE, encoded by the exons ATGGCGCTCGCCCTCGAGGAATTCGTCCACGAGGAGGAGGACGTGGACCACCCGGTACGCTATCTCCCTCTCGGCCATGTCTACTCCTCCTCTGCCTCCTGCGTCAACCCTAGCGGATCGTCCAGCGTCGTCTCCAAGAAGGTGAAGGCCCGGAAGATCGTCGAGAATGGCGACCTGGGGGGCGGAGAAGAGGACGGCGGCGGCCGGAATGAGCTCTTCGGCCTTGACCCCGCGGGAATGTGCAAGAGCAGTGCCAGACAGCCGATCTTGGTCTACCAGCGGAGGATCAAGAAGCCCTGCGTTGGTTCCCCTAAACGGCGGGTCGAGTCGTGCTCCGAGCGGTCGGAGGAGGGAAGTGATCGAGGGAGGTCTAATGGTGTGGTCGATTCGCTTGGGGATGGGCAGATTGCGAAGAAGAGGCGAATCATGAAGTATGAGTTGCTTCGATTGGGATCTGGCTCCGGTTCTTTGAACGGAAACGCTGCACCTCGTTCGAGAGCAGGCGAAGGGTGTAAGAGGGCTAATTCTGCCGAGCCAAAGAAGCATGTTCGTGGTGCTCAAAAGGATTCTTCTGCCTTGGGCAAAGTGAAGAGATGGGTTGA GTTGGAATTCAAAGGTGCAGACCCGCAGGTACTAATTGGCTTGGTGTGCAAG GTTTTCTGGCCTATGGATGATGACTGGTACAAGGGTTCTGTTACCGAGTATAATCCACTCACCACCCAACATAGA GTCGAATATGAGGATGGCGAGATTGAGCATTTAATTCTCTCGAGCGAAAGGATAAAATTTCACTTATCTTGTGAAGATCTGGAACATTTACATTTAAAATGTGGTGTTCCAAACCTAGAGAAGAAAGGACCCAATTACAATGAATTGCTAGCTTTGGCTCTTAGTTTTCATGATTGCCAAGATCTTGAACCTGGTGAACTTGTATGGGCAAAACTTACAG GGCATGCTATGTGGCCAGCAGTTGTTGTAAGTGAATCAAATTTTGGTCCACGAGGAGATCTGAAGCCCActcgaataaatcaatcaattctCGTACAGTTTTTTGGGACACATGATTTTGCAAG GATTAAGTTGAAACAGGCCATCCCATTTCTCAACGGCCTGCTTTCCTCACTGCATCTTAAGTGCAAGCAGGCACGTTTCTATCGAAGCTTAGATGAAGCAAAAAT GTACTTGATTGAGCAGCAGCTTCCAAAGAGCATGCTGCATCTACAAAAAAGAATTGAGGCAGATGATATTAAATCTGCTtctggagaggatgaaggaacaaAATCTGATGATGATCTCTCAACAGGCTACATAATAAATGCTGTTGAACTGGCTAGCACCTCACCAATTGAAATAGGAAATCTTCGTGTAACTAGCTTAG GAAAAATAGTATGTGATTCAGACTATTTCCATAACAAGAAGCACATCTGGCCTGATGGATATACTGCTTTTAGAAAGTTCACGTCATTGGAAG ATCCATGTTCAGTGATGTCATATAGGATGGAAGTTCTGAGAAATCCCAAAGTAAAAGCTCGGCCTTTGTTTAGAGTAACAACAGATGATGGGGAGCAG ATTGATGGATCAACTCCAAATGCTTGTTGGAAGGAAATCTACAGCAGAATAAGGAATAAGCAATGCGATGATACTCAGACCGAAGTGGAAGGAAGTGGTCTTCAGAAATCTGGCTCATACATGTTTGGATTTTCCAATCCTCACATAGCCCAGCTAATTCAG GAGCTCCCAAATTCTAGAGTGTGCTCAAAATACTTTGACAGCTATGGGGATATGCCCATGGGTTACAGAGCTGTTCGAGTTGACTGGAAGGATCTTGATAGATGTGGTGTTTGTGACATGGACGAG GAGTATGAGGACAATCTATTCTTGCAGTGTGACAAATGCCGCATCATG GTGCATGCTAAATGCTATGGTGAACTGGAACCTTTGGATGGAGTGCTTTGGCTCTGCAATCTATGCCGGCCCGGGGCACCAAAGTTCCCTCCAAGATGCTGTCTCTGTCCTGTTATTG GTGGTGCTATCAAACCTACAACAGATGGGCGCTGGGCTCATTTGACTTGTGCCATGTGGATACCTG AGACATGTCTTGTTGATGTGAAGCGAATGGAGCCTATTGATGGAATAAGCAGAATTAATAAG GATCGGTGGAAACTTTTGTGCAGCATTTGTGGCGTATCTTATGGGGCCTGCATCCAG TGCTCTCATAATACCTGCCGAGTGGCATATCATCCTCTCTGTGCACGTGCTGCTGGTCTTTGTGTTGAG CTTGAAGATGAGGACAAAATTCACCTCATGTCACTTGATGAGGATGATGATCAGTGTATTCGCTTACTCTCCTTCTGCAAGAAGCATAGGCAGCCATCAAATGAACGACCACCTGCAGATGACAGCTTAAGATTGCCCACTCAGCTTGGTTCAAGTTATGTTCCTGCATCTAATCCATCTGGTTGTGCTAGGAGTG AGCCGTATAATTTCTCTGGGAGAAGAGGTCAGAAACAGCCTCAGATTCTTGGTGCTGCATCTCAAAAACGCCTATTTGTAGAGAACAAGCCATATCTGGTCACTGGTTTTCGTCAAAATGGAAGTGCCTGTGGTTTATCTGGCAATATATCTGCACAAGCTCAATGCACATTAGATGATCTTAAGCTGGGTGCTTCTCAGTTTGAGAAGCATGGAAGTGTCTGTTCTATGGCTGAGAAGTACAGAAACATGAAAGCAACATTCAGAAGGAGGCTTGCTTTTG GAAAGTCAAAAATTCATGGGTTTGGTGTTTTTGCCAAGCTTGCGCACAAGGCTGGAGACATG GTAATCGAGTACATAGGTGAACTTGTTAGGCCCACAATAGCGGATATAAGGGAGCGGCGAATCTATAATTCGCTAGTG GGTGCTGGGACTTATATGTTTAGGATAGATGATGAGCGTGTAATCGATGCTACGAGGGCAGGAAGCATAGCTCATTTGATCAACCACTCCTGTGAA CCCAATTGTTATTCGAGGGTCATAAGTGTTAATGGTGATGAACATATTATAATATTTGCAAAACGCGACATTGAACAATGGGAGGAATTGACATATGACTACAG ATTTTTCTCAATTGATGAACGACTTGCTTGTTATTGTGGCTTCTCGAGATGTCGTGGAATTGTTAATGATACTGAAGCAGAAGAACAGGTGGCCAAAATTCGGGTACCTCTTAGTGAATTAGTTCAGTGGAAAGGTGAATGA